A part of Pararhizobium sp. A13 genomic DNA contains:
- a CDS encoding type II toxin-antitoxin system VapC family toxin, with product MIVIDTHVLIWAVQDDPRLGERARQVIDDMTRRSRILISAITPWEIAMLAEKGRIALGDDVGRWISRALALPGVALAPLEAPIAVGSVRLPGGFHADPADRIIVATARFHQVPVMTADQAILDYGARGHVVALAASS from the coding sequence TTGATCGTCATCGACACGCACGTGTTAATCTGGGCTGTCCAGGACGATCCTCGTCTTGGCGAGCGGGCCAGGCAAGTTATCGATGACATGACGCGGCGAAGCCGTATTCTGATTTCAGCGATAACGCCCTGGGAAATCGCCATGCTGGCCGAAAAAGGTCGCATTGCGCTTGGCGACGACGTCGGACGATGGATCAGCCGAGCCTTGGCGCTGCCCGGCGTTGCGCTTGCACCCTTGGAAGCTCCGATTGCAGTCGGCAGTGTTCGGCTGCCCGGAGGCTTTCATGCCGATCCCGCCGACAGGATAATCGTTGCCACAGCACGCTTCCATCAGGTGCCGGTGATGACCGCCGACCAAGCAATTCTCGACTATGGTGCGAGAGGTCACGTCGTTGCTTTGGCCGCCTCGTCATAG
- a CDS encoding type II toxin-antitoxin system Phd/YefM family antitoxin, translated as MNGKAIGAAEFKAKCLNLIDQMADDGESIVITKRGKPVAVLSPLPDAAGHASIIGAMKGSVLTYEDPFSPVIAPSEWDAAN; from the coding sequence ATGAACGGAAAGGCGATCGGCGCTGCCGAGTTCAAGGCAAAATGCCTGAATCTCATCGATCAAATGGCGGATGACGGTGAATCGATCGTCATCACAAAGCGCGGGAAACCTGTCGCCGTGCTTTCACCGCTGCCGGATGCTGCCGGGCATGCCAGTATCATCGGAGCGATGAAGGGCAGCGTGCTGACCTATGAGGATCCCTTTTCGCCGGTGATCGCACCCAGTGAATGGGACGCAGCCAATTGA
- the araD gene encoding L-arabinonate dehydratase, which translates to MKKKAEWPRKLRSQEWYGGTSRDVIYHRGWLKNQGYPHDLFDGRPVIGILNTWSDMTPCNGHLRELAEKVKAGVWEAGGFPLEVPVFSASENTFRPTAMMYRNLAALAVEEAIRGQPMDGCVLMVGCDKTTPSLLMGAASVDLPSIVVTGGPMLNGYFRGERVGSGTHLWKFSEMVKAGEMTQAEFLEAEASMSRSSGTCNTMGTASTMASMAEALGMALSGNAAIPAVDSRRKVMAQLTGRRIVQMVKDDLKPSEIMTKEAFENAIRTNAAIGGSTNAVIHLLAVAGRVGVDLSLDDWDRCGRDVPTIVNLMPSGKYLMEEFFYAGGLPVVLKRLGEAGLLHKDALTVSGETMWDEVKDVVNWNEDVILPAEKALTSSGGIVVLRGNLAPKGAVLKPSAASPHLMVHRGRAVVFEDIDDYKAKINDDNLDIDETCVMVMKNCGPKGYPGMAEVGNMGLPPKVLKKGITDMVRISDARMSGTAYGTVVLHTSPEAAVGGPLAVVKNGDMIEMDVPNRRLHLDISEEELARRLAEWQPNHDLPASGYAWLHQQHVEGADTGADLDFLKGCRGNAVGRDSH; encoded by the coding sequence ATGAAGAAGAAAGCTGAGTGGCCGCGCAAGCTGCGCTCGCAAGAATGGTACGGCGGTACGAGCCGCGACGTGATCTATCACCGCGGCTGGCTGAAGAACCAGGGGTATCCGCACGACCTGTTCGACGGACGTCCGGTTATCGGCATCCTCAACACGTGGTCGGATATGACGCCGTGCAACGGTCATCTGCGCGAGCTCGCCGAAAAGGTGAAGGCAGGCGTGTGGGAGGCTGGCGGCTTCCCGCTGGAGGTACCGGTGTTCTCGGCATCCGAAAACACCTTCCGCCCGACCGCGATGATGTACCGCAACCTTGCCGCGCTCGCGGTGGAGGAAGCCATCCGCGGCCAACCCATGGACGGCTGCGTGCTCATGGTCGGTTGCGACAAGACCACCCCGTCGCTTCTGATGGGTGCGGCTTCAGTCGATCTGCCCTCGATCGTCGTCACGGGCGGCCCGATGCTGAACGGCTATTTCCGCGGTGAACGCGTCGGCTCGGGTACGCATCTGTGGAAGTTTTCCGAGATGGTGAAGGCCGGCGAAATGACGCAGGCCGAGTTCCTCGAGGCAGAAGCCTCGATGAGCCGTTCGTCGGGTACCTGCAATACCATGGGCACGGCCTCCACGATGGCATCCATGGCTGAGGCGCTCGGCATGGCGCTGTCCGGCAACGCCGCGATCCCGGCGGTCGATTCCCGCCGCAAGGTCATGGCGCAGCTCACCGGCCGGCGGATCGTCCAGATGGTCAAGGACGACCTGAAGCCCTCCGAGATCATGACGAAAGAGGCATTCGAGAACGCCATACGGACCAATGCGGCCATCGGCGGATCGACCAACGCCGTCATCCACCTGCTCGCCGTCGCCGGCCGCGTCGGCGTCGATCTTTCGCTTGATGACTGGGACCGCTGCGGCCGCGACGTGCCGACCATCGTCAACCTGATGCCGTCGGGCAAGTACCTGATGGAGGAGTTCTTCTATGCAGGCGGCTTGCCGGTGGTGTTGAAGCGCCTCGGTGAAGCGGGCCTTCTGCACAAGGATGCGCTGACGGTGTCCGGCGAAACCATGTGGGACGAGGTCAAGGACGTCGTCAACTGGAACGAGGACGTCATCCTGCCTGCCGAAAAGGCGCTGACGTCTTCGGGCGGTATCGTCGTGCTGCGCGGCAATCTCGCGCCGAAGGGCGCGGTGCTGAAGCCGTCGGCTGCCTCGCCGCATCTGATGGTGCACCGGGGCAGGGCGGTGGTGTTCGAGGACATCGACGACTACAAGGCCAAGATCAACGACGACAACCTCGACATCGACGAGACCTGCGTCATGGTCATGAAGAACTGTGGGCCGAAGGGCTATCCCGGCATGGCCGAGGTGGGCAACATGGGTCTGCCGCCGAAGGTGCTCAAGAAGGGCATTACCGACATGGTGCGCATCTCCGACGCCCGCATGTCCGGCACGGCCTATGGCACCGTCGTGCTGCACACCTCGCCGGAAGCGGCGGTCGGCGGACCGCTCGCCGTGGTGAAGAACGGCGACATGATCGAGATGGACGTGCCGAACCGTCGCCTGCATCTCGACATTTCCGAGGAGGAGTTGGCGCGGCGGCTCGCCGAATGGCAGCCGAACCATGATCTGCCGGCTTCCGGCTATGCCTGGCTGCACCAGCAGCATGTCGAGGGGGCCGATACCGGCGCCGACCTCGACTTCCTCAAGGGATGTCGTGGAAACGCGGTCGGCAGGGACAGCCACTGA
- a CDS encoding aldehyde dehydrogenase family protein → MTLHHNLIAGEWVGTNGVENINPSNTNEVVGLYASASADDTKTAIAAAKAAFPAWSRSGILERHAILRKTSDEIMARKDELGRLLAREEGKTLPEAIGETIRAAQIFDFFAGEALRLAGEVLPSVRPNIGVEITREPIGVIGIITPWNFPIAIPAWKIAPALCYGNTVVFKPAELVPGCSWAIADILNRAGLPKGVLNLVMGKGSIVGQAMLDSPDLAGITFTGSTGTGKRVAASSIEHNRKFQLEMGGKNPMVVLDDADLTVAVEAAANSGFFSTGQRCTASSRLIVTEGIHDKFVAALTDKLKTLVVDDALKAGTHIGPVVDERQLATDTDYIDIGKKEGAKLAFGGETISRDNPGFYLQPTLFTEATNQMRISREEIFGPVASVIRVKDYEEALAVANDTPFGLSAGIATTSLKHATHFKRNSEAGMVMVNLPTAGVDFHVPFGGRKASSFGSREQGKYAAEFFTVVKTAYTLA, encoded by the coding sequence ATGACACTCCATCATAACCTGATTGCCGGCGAATGGGTCGGCACGAACGGCGTCGAGAACATCAATCCGTCCAACACCAACGAAGTGGTCGGTCTTTACGCCAGCGCCAGTGCCGACGACACCAAGACCGCCATTGCCGCCGCCAAGGCCGCGTTCCCGGCCTGGTCGCGCTCCGGCATCCTCGAGCGCCACGCTATCCTGAGGAAGACCTCTGACGAGATCATGGCCCGCAAGGACGAGTTGGGTCGGCTTCTTGCTCGTGAGGAGGGCAAGACCTTGCCGGAAGCGATCGGCGAGACCATCCGCGCGGCGCAGATCTTCGACTTCTTTGCAGGCGAAGCCCTGCGACTTGCCGGCGAAGTTCTGCCGTCGGTGCGTCCAAACATCGGCGTCGAGATTACCCGCGAGCCGATCGGCGTCATCGGCATCATCACGCCGTGGAATTTCCCGATCGCCATTCCCGCCTGGAAGATCGCGCCGGCGCTCTGCTACGGCAATACCGTCGTGTTCAAGCCGGCCGAACTGGTGCCCGGCTGCTCCTGGGCGATCGCCGACATCCTCAATCGCGCCGGCCTGCCGAAGGGCGTGTTGAACCTCGTCATGGGCAAGGGCTCGATCGTCGGCCAGGCAATGCTCGACAGCCCGGATCTGGCCGGCATCACCTTCACCGGCTCGACCGGCACGGGCAAGCGCGTCGCCGCCTCCTCGATCGAGCATAACCGCAAGTTCCAGCTGGAAATGGGCGGGAAGAACCCGATGGTGGTTCTGGATGACGCGGACCTCACCGTCGCCGTTGAGGCGGCCGCCAATTCCGGCTTCTTCTCCACTGGCCAGCGCTGCACGGCCTCGTCGCGGCTGATCGTCACCGAAGGCATCCACGATAAGTTCGTCGCGGCCCTGACCGACAAGCTGAAGACGTTGGTCGTCGACGATGCATTGAAGGCGGGGACCCATATCGGCCCGGTCGTTGATGAGCGGCAGCTCGCCACCGATACCGACTATATCGACATCGGCAAGAAAGAGGGCGCCAAGCTTGCTTTTGGCGGCGAGACGATCTCCCGCGACAACCCCGGTTTCTATCTGCAGCCGACGCTGTTCACCGAAGCGACCAACCAGATGCGGATTTCGCGCGAAGAAATTTTCGGCCCGGTCGCGTCCGTGATCCGGGTCAAGGATTACGAGGAAGCGCTCGCTGTCGCCAACGACACGCCGTTCGGCCTGTCGGCCGGTATCGCGACGACGAGCCTCAAGCATGCGACGCATTTCAAGCGCAATTCGGAAGCCGGCATGGTGATGGTCAATCTGCCGACCGCCGGCGTCGACTTCCATGTGCCGTTCGGCGGTCGCAAGGCGTCGAGCTTCGGCTCGCGCGAACAGGGCAAGTATGCGGCCGAGTTCTTCACCGTCGTAAAGACCGCCTACACGCTGGCGTAA
- the araD1 gene encoding AraD1 family protein: MLISQVKNNDGSITVAVRELGEGARAVKGATSVYALAMEAANAGKSLKAVVEAHGLGDEVDLQDVYAKGLFLPPITHPDAAHLHLTGTGLTHLGSAATRDAMHAAVSKVEEGATDTMKMFKMGLEGGKPKPGEKGVQPEWFYKGNGSQTVAPGDDLVSPAFAQDGGEEPEMAGIYVISDKGAPFRIGFAVANEFSDHVTERVNYLYLAHSKLRPASFGPEIRVGEAPSDIRGTSRIIRNGAVLWEKPFLSGEANMSHSFANLEYHHFKYGIFRAPGDVHVHMFGTATLSFGDGIKTEAGDIFEIEASEFGLPLRNTLAIAGEDEVTIGQL, from the coding sequence GTGCTGATTTCCCAGGTAAAGAACAATGATGGCTCGATCACGGTGGCCGTTCGCGAATTGGGCGAGGGCGCCCGGGCGGTGAAGGGGGCGACCAGCGTCTATGCGCTGGCAATGGAAGCTGCCAATGCCGGCAAGAGTCTGAAAGCTGTCGTCGAGGCGCACGGCCTCGGCGACGAAGTCGATCTTCAGGACGTCTACGCCAAGGGGCTGTTCCTGCCGCCGATCACCCATCCGGATGCCGCGCATCTGCACCTGACCGGCACGGGCCTTACCCATCTCGGCTCGGCTGCGACCCGCGACGCCATGCATGCAGCCGTCTCCAAGGTGGAAGAGGGCGCGACGGACACGATGAAGATGTTCAAGATGGGCCTCGAAGGCGGCAAGCCGAAACCTGGCGAAAAGGGCGTGCAGCCCGAGTGGTTCTACAAGGGCAACGGCTCGCAGACGGTAGCACCGGGCGACGATCTCGTCTCCCCCGCCTTCGCACAGGATGGCGGCGAGGAACCGGAAATGGCCGGCATCTACGTCATCTCCGACAAAGGTGCGCCGTTTCGTATCGGCTTTGCCGTCGCCAACGAGTTTTCCGATCACGTGACGGAACGCGTCAACTATCTCTATCTCGCGCACTCCAAGCTGCGTCCCGCGAGCTTCGGTCCGGAAATCCGTGTCGGCGAAGCGCCAAGCGATATTCGCGGCACCTCGCGCATCATCCGCAACGGCGCGGTCCTGTGGGAAAAGCCGTTCCTGTCGGGGGAGGCCAACATGTCCCACAGCTTCGCCAACCTCGAATATCACCACTTCAAATACGGTATCTTCCGCGCGCCGGGCGATGTGCATGTCCACATGTTCGGCACGGCGACGCTGTCCTTCGGTGATGGCATCAAGACGGAAGCTGGCGATATTTTCGAGATCGAGGCGTCGGAATTCGGTCTGCCGCTGCGCAATACGCTGGCGATCGCCGGCGAGGATGAAGTCACGATCGGCCAGCTCTAA
- the mmsB gene encoding multiple monosaccharide ABC transporter permease — MVAETSAPKTTPSIGDYLRNNIREYGLLVALVVIMLFFQFLTNGVLFKPVNLTNLVLQNSFIVIMALGMLLIIVAGHIDLSVGSIVAFTGGLSAIMLVKWGLHFSIVVPLCLALGGLVGAAQGYWVAYRKIPAFIVTLAGMLVFRGLTYLALQNRPIGPFPKDFQLLSTGFIPDFLYFLNPLPGVIANFFALVAVLVLVALAIYYGIKDRRTNDLHGTENEPFAFFVLQMGIISAVAIFLGFQLSTYKGFPNVLVVMALLIALYTFVTTRSTIGRRIYAMGGNEKAAKLSGINTERLTFYTFVNMGVLAALAGMIIAARLNSATPKAGVGFELDVIAACFIGGASASGGVGKITGAVIGAFIMGVMNNGMSIMGLGIDYQQLVKGLVLLAAVFFDVYNKNKG, encoded by the coding sequence ATGGTCGCCGAAACCAGCGCTCCGAAAACCACGCCCTCCATCGGGGACTATCTCAGGAACAATATCCGCGAATACGGCCTGCTTGTCGCACTCGTGGTCATCATGCTGTTCTTCCAGTTCTTGACGAATGGCGTGCTGTTCAAGCCCGTCAACCTCACCAACCTCGTGCTGCAGAATTCGTTCATCGTCATCATGGCGCTCGGAATGCTGCTGATCATCGTTGCCGGCCATATCGACCTTTCCGTCGGCTCGATCGTCGCGTTTACGGGCGGCCTTTCGGCGATCATGCTCGTCAAGTGGGGATTGCATTTCTCCATCGTCGTGCCGTTGTGTCTGGCTCTCGGCGGACTGGTCGGGGCAGCCCAGGGCTATTGGGTCGCCTATCGGAAAATTCCGGCCTTCATCGTCACTCTTGCCGGCATGCTCGTCTTCCGCGGTCTCACCTATCTGGCGCTGCAGAACAGGCCGATCGGGCCTTTCCCGAAGGATTTCCAGCTGTTGTCGACCGGCTTCATTCCGGACTTCCTCTATTTCCTCAATCCTCTCCCGGGTGTCATCGCCAATTTCTTCGCACTGGTGGCTGTGCTGGTGCTGGTCGCATTGGCGATCTACTACGGGATCAAGGACCGCCGGACCAACGATCTGCATGGAACAGAAAACGAGCCCTTCGCTTTCTTTGTTCTCCAAATGGGGATCATCAGCGCCGTGGCCATTTTCCTGGGGTTCCAGCTTTCGACATACAAGGGCTTCCCGAACGTCCTCGTGGTGATGGCGCTTCTGATTGCCCTTTACACCTTCGTCACGACCCGTTCGACGATTGGTCGGCGCATCTACGCGATGGGCGGTAACGAGAAGGCGGCGAAGCTCTCCGGTATCAACACCGAGCGGCTGACGTTCTACACCTTCGTCAACATGGGTGTGCTTGCGGCTCTTGCCGGGATGATCATCGCGGCGCGTCTGAACTCAGCTACGCCGAAGGCCGGCGTCGGCTTCGAGCTTGACGTGATCGCGGCCTGCTTCATCGGTGGCGCATCGGCATCGGGTGGCGTCGGCAAGATCACGGGTGCCGTCATCGGCGCCTTCATCATGGGCGTCATGAACAACGGCATGTCGATCATGGGTCTCGGCATCGACTACCAGCAGCTCGTCAAGGGCCTCGTGCTTCTGGCTGCCGTGTTCTTCGACGTCTACAACAAGAACAAGGGCTGA
- the mmsA gene encoding multiple monosaccharide ABC transporter ATP-binding protein — protein sequence MDNIILEMRGITKTFPGVKALDNVNLKVREGEIHALVGENGAGKSTLMKVLSGVYPAGTYDGEIHYDREVRNFSTISDSEHLGIIIIHQELALVPLLSIAENIFLGNEIATNGVINWPQTFSRTQELLSKVGLKEPPTTRITDIGVGKQQLVEIAKALSKKVRLLILDEPTASLNETDSDALLKLLMEFRKQGMTSIIISHKLNEIKKVADKITILRDGGTVETLDCHNEDISEDRIIKGMVGRDMEDRYPPREPKIGEMLLEVKNWNVFHQQHRDRQFLHNVNFNVRAGEVVGIAGLMGAGRTETVMSIFGKSWGHKITGEVFMHGKQVDVSTIPRAINAGLAYVTEDRKQLGLVLNNNIMHNTTLANLNAVANGGVIDDHKERKVATDYRSKLRIRSHSIYQEAVNLSGGNQQKVVLSKWLFTTPEVLILDEPTRGIDVGAKYEIYTIINQLAAEGKGILMISSEMPELLGTCDRIYVMNEGRIVAELSKKEASQESIMRAIMRSGEKH from the coding sequence ATGGACAACATCATTCTCGAAATGCGGGGCATCACCAAGACGTTTCCGGGCGTAAAGGCCTTGGACAATGTCAATCTCAAGGTTCGCGAGGGTGAGATTCACGCGCTTGTCGGCGAAAACGGAGCCGGAAAATCAACCCTGATGAAGGTGTTGAGCGGTGTCTATCCCGCCGGTACCTATGATGGCGAAATCCATTACGACCGCGAAGTTCGCAATTTCTCGACGATTTCCGACAGCGAACATCTCGGCATCATCATCATCCATCAGGAGCTGGCGCTCGTTCCGCTGCTCTCAATCGCCGAAAACATTTTTCTGGGCAACGAGATCGCCACCAACGGCGTCATCAATTGGCCGCAGACCTTCTCGCGAACGCAGGAACTTCTGTCCAAAGTCGGCCTCAAGGAGCCGCCGACGACGCGCATCACGGATATCGGCGTTGGCAAGCAGCAATTGGTGGAAATCGCCAAAGCCCTTTCCAAGAAGGTCAGGCTGCTGATCCTCGACGAGCCGACGGCCTCGCTCAACGAGACCGATTCCGACGCGCTGCTAAAGCTGCTGATGGAATTCCGCAAGCAGGGCATGACCTCGATCATCATTTCGCACAAGCTCAACGAGATCAAGAAGGTCGCCGACAAGATCACCATCCTGCGCGACGGCGGGACCGTCGAAACGCTCGACTGTCACAACGAGGACATCAGCGAGGACCGGATCATCAAGGGCATGGTCGGCCGCGATATGGAAGACCGCTATCCGCCGCGCGAGCCGAAGATCGGCGAGATGCTGCTTGAGGTGAAGAACTGGAACGTCTTCCACCAGCAACACCGTGACCGGCAGTTCCTGCACAATGTCAATTTCAACGTCCGAGCCGGCGAAGTCGTCGGCATTGCGGGTCTGATGGGTGCTGGCCGGACCGAAACAGTGATGAGCATCTTCGGCAAATCCTGGGGGCACAAGATCACCGGTGAAGTCTTCATGCATGGCAAACAGGTCGACGTGAGCACCATTCCGCGTGCGATCAACGCAGGTCTTGCCTATGTGACGGAAGATCGAAAGCAGCTCGGGCTGGTGTTGAACAACAACATCATGCACAACACGACGCTTGCCAATCTCAACGCGGTGGCAAACGGCGGCGTGATCGATGACCACAAGGAACGGAAGGTCGCGACCGATTACCGGTCGAAGTTGCGTATCCGTTCCCATTCGATCTATCAGGAGGCCGTGAACCTGTCGGGCGGCAACCAGCAGAAGGTCGTTCTGTCCAAATGGCTGTTTACCACGCCTGAAGTGCTGATCCTCGACGAGCCGACACGCGGCATCGATGTCGGGGCGAAGTACGAAATCTACACCATCATCAATCAGCTTGCCGCAGAAGGCAAAGGCATCCTGATGATCTCATCGGAAATGCCCGAGCTTCTCGGAACCTGCGACCGCATCTACGTCATGAACGAAGGTCGCATCGTCGCCGAGCTTTCGAAAAAAGAAGCAAGCCAGGAATCCATCATGCGCGCCATCATGCGCTCCGGGGAGAAACACTAA
- the chvE gene encoding multiple monosaccharide ABC transporter substrate-binding protein, producing the protein MKLITSLLAAAALSVASFVVPAVAQDKGTVGISMPTKTSTRWISDGETMEKLFKESGYTPDLQFADDDIPNQLAQIENMVTKGAKVLVIAAIDGTTLSDILQKAHDAGVKVIAYDRLIRDSGNVDYYATFDNFQVGVLQATSLVNGLKLDGATAPKNVELFGGSPDDNNAFFFYDGAMSVLQPLIDAKKIEVKSGQMGMDQVGTLRWDGAVAQARMENLLSSTYTDAKVDGVLSPYDGLSIGIISALKGVGYGSGDMPMPVVTGQDAELPSVKSILADEQHSSVFKDTRELAKVAVSMTDAIMGGKEPEINDTKTYDNGVKVVPSYLLKPVSVDKTNVKEVLVGAGYYTEDQINN; encoded by the coding sequence ATGAAATTGATTACTTCGCTTCTCGCCGCCGCAGCGCTCAGCGTGGCGTCGTTCGTCGTTCCGGCGGTCGCCCAGGACAAGGGCACCGTCGGCATTTCCATGCCGACCAAGACCTCGACCCGCTGGATTTCCGACGGCGAGACCATGGAAAAGCTGTTCAAGGAATCCGGCTACACCCCGGACCTGCAGTTTGCTGACGACGACATCCCGAACCAGCTGGCTCAGATCGAAAACATGGTCACCAAGGGTGCCAAGGTTCTCGTCATCGCCGCCATCGACGGCACCACGCTGTCCGATATCCTGCAGAAGGCCCATGACGCCGGCGTCAAGGTTATCGCTTACGACCGCCTGATCCGCGATTCGGGCAATGTCGACTACTACGCAACCTTCGACAACTTCCAGGTCGGCGTGCTCCAGGCAACCTCGCTGGTCAACGGCCTGAAGCTTGATGGCGCCACCGCGCCGAAGAACGTCGAACTCTTCGGCGGCTCGCCGGACGACAACAACGCCTTCTTCTTCTATGATGGCGCAATGTCGGTTCTGCAGCCGCTGATCGATGCCAAGAAGATTGAAGTGAAGTCCGGCCAGATGGGCATGGACCAGGTTGGTACGCTGCGTTGGGACGGTGCCGTTGCACAGGCCCGCATGGAAAACCTCCTCTCCTCGACCTACACCGATGCCAAGGTTGATGGCGTTCTGTCGCCTTACGATGGTCTGTCCATCGGCATCATCTCCGCTCTGAAGGGCGTTGGCTACGGCTCGGGCGACATGCCGATGCCTGTTGTCACCGGTCAGGACGCCGAGCTGCCGTCGGTCAAGTCGATCCTTGCTGACGAACAGCATTCCTCGGTCTTCAAGGACACCCGCGAGCTTGCCAAGGTTGCCGTGAGCATGACGGACGCCATCATGGGTGGCAAGGAGCCGGAAATCAACGACACCAAGACCTACGACAACGGCGTCAAGGTTGTTCCGTCCTACCTTCTGAAGCCGGTTTCCGTCGACAAGACCAACGTCAAGGAAGTTCTGGTCGGCGCCGGTTACTACACGGAAGACCAGATCAACAACTGA
- a CDS encoding LysR family transcriptional regulator: MDDPVLHSSVPVDYSDRGIFRSGLKLSHLQLILAIEDHGQISAAADALSVSQPAASRMLGEIEAILKAPLCARIARGVELTQYGRALARRARTIFLELRETAREITELKTGSGGSVSLGSVTGPALNLAVPAVRQVSTAYPGIEINIQIENSNVLVRELLSARHDFVIGRIPDDMDPRQFNLIEIGEEDVCLIVRDGHPLLDKALVSSADLPGYDWVFQPQGTLLRRAVEDSFLSAGTPLPATIINTSSIILTVSIVRHTNAIAPVARDVADLIASNGSQAGEIRILPTDFNIKIRPYSLITARGRALPPSAKLLYDLILKQSTA; the protein is encoded by the coding sequence ATGGACGATCCGGTACTACACTCATCCGTTCCAGTGGATTATTCAGACCGTGGAATTTTTCGCTCCGGCTTGAAACTGAGTCACCTGCAGCTGATTCTCGCCATCGAAGACCACGGTCAGATCAGCGCTGCGGCAGACGCGCTGAGCGTATCCCAGCCCGCGGCCTCGCGCATGCTCGGAGAAATCGAGGCTATTCTCAAGGCACCGCTTTGCGCCCGCATCGCCCGCGGCGTCGAATTGACGCAATATGGAAGAGCATTGGCCCGGCGGGCCCGGACGATCTTTCTGGAACTGCGGGAGACGGCGCGCGAGATCACCGAACTGAAGACCGGAAGCGGCGGCTCCGTATCGCTCGGCTCCGTCACCGGCCCCGCCCTCAATCTTGCGGTTCCAGCTGTCCGCCAGGTATCGACCGCCTACCCCGGCATCGAGATCAACATCCAGATCGAAAACAGCAATGTGCTCGTGCGCGAACTCCTCTCCGCTCGGCACGACTTCGTCATCGGCCGTATACCCGACGACATGGACCCGCGACAGTTCAACCTGATTGAGATCGGCGAGGAGGATGTCTGCCTGATCGTGCGCGACGGCCATCCGTTGCTCGACAAAGCCCTTGTCAGTTCCGCCGATCTCCCTGGCTATGACTGGGTCTTCCAGCCACAGGGAACACTGCTGCGCCGAGCCGTCGAGGACAGCTTCCTGTCGGCAGGAACGCCCCTGCCCGCAACCATCATCAACACCTCGTCGATCATCCTGACAGTCTCGATCGTCCGGCACACCAATGCGATAGCCCCGGTCGCTCGCGACGTCGCCGATCTGATTGCCAGCAATGGAAGCCAGGCGGGCGAGATCCGCATTCTGCCCACCGATTTCAACATCAAGATCCGCCCCTATAGCCTGATCACCGCGCGCGGTCGCGCCCTGCCGCCGAGCGCCAAGCTTCTTTACGATCTGATCCTCAAGCAGAGCACGGCGTGA
- the iolG gene encoding inositol 2-dehydrogenase, translating into MTVRFGLLGAGRIGKVHAKAVSGNPDAVLVAVADAFPAAAEAIAKAYGCDVRTIEAIEKASDIDAVVICTPTDTHADLIERFARAGKAIFCEKPIDLDVGRVRECMKVVEETKGKLMVGFNRRFDPHFMAVRKAIDDGKIGTVEMVTIISRDPGAPPVDYIKRSGGIFRDMTIHDFDMARFLLGEEPVAVTAHAAVLVDPEIGKAGDYDSVSVILETASGKQAIISNSRRATYGYDQRIEVHGSKGVVSAENQRAVSIEIANGDGYTRPPLHDFFMTRYTEAYANEIASFISAIEKGTKITPSGADGLAALALADAAVKSVAEKRQIRVDA; encoded by the coding sequence ATGACTGTCAGATTTGGTCTTCTCGGCGCCGGCCGCATTGGCAAGGTTCACGCCAAGGCCGTCAGCGGCAACCCCGATGCGGTTCTTGTCGCGGTGGCAGACGCCTTCCCGGCCGCCGCCGAAGCGATCGCCAAGGCCTATGGTTGCGACGTCCGCACGATCGAAGCGATCGAAAAGGCTTCGGATATCGACGCAGTGGTGATCTGCACGCCGACAGACACGCATGCCGACCTGATCGAGCGCTTCGCCCGCGCCGGCAAGGCAATCTTCTGCGAAAAGCCGATCGATCTCGATGTTGGCCGCGTCCGCGAATGCATGAAGGTGGTCGAAGAGACCAAGGGCAAGCTGATGGTCGGTTTCAACCGCCGCTTCGACCCGCATTTCATGGCCGTTCGCAAGGCGATCGACGACGGCAAGATCGGCACTGTGGAAATGGTGACGATCATCTCGCGCGATCCGGGCGCCCCGCCGGTCGACTATATCAAGCGCTCCGGCGGCATTTTCCGTGACATGACCATCCATGACTTCGACATGGCGCGTTTCCTGCTCGGCGAGGAACCGGTCGCCGTGACGGCTCATGCGGCCGTTCTCGTCGATCCGGAAATCGGCAAGGCAGGCGACTATGACAGCGTTTCCGTCATCCTAGAAACCGCGTCCGGCAAACAGGCGATCATCTCGAATTCCCGCCGCGCCACCTATGGCTACGACCAGCGCATCGAGGTGCATGGCTCGAAGGGCGTCGTCTCGGCGGAAAACCAGCGCGCCGTCTCGATCGAAATCGCCAATGGCGACGGCTATACCCGCCCGCCGCTGCATGATTTCTTCATGACGCGCTACACCGAAGCCTATGCCAACGAGATCGCCAGCTTCATTTCCGCGATCGAAAAGGGCACCAAGATCACCCCTTCGGGTGCCGACGGGCTGGCAGCCTTGGCGCTGGCAGACGCCGCCGTGAAATCCGTTGCCGAGAAGCGCCAGATCCGCGTCGACGCTTAA